In Brienomyrus brachyistius isolate T26 chromosome 25, BBRACH_0.4, whole genome shotgun sequence, a single window of DNA contains:
- the nsd2 gene encoding histone-lysine N-methyltransferase NSD2 isoform X1, whose protein sequence is MNGEPCLACSSVARVVNLSSKTNSHLKRKTALNLLTIRLSLDARVLDGMDAKGRSLPLMAEPLNPVSMKQASESLGGRKGRADMSGDPALLMDQAAAQLAVTLQDGVLQNMAGHSHTHERLKDLTSRVLNGKQEKLTKLCAAEPTILKVVEAPPQHTSPQGKGASDIQIHITKMVAKSEPLFASCFGEDGDPPAQAAPPNGVPSLPTKGKPGKRRKRKKLLVPRVRPQLASHMAPLETPKAVEAKDGTEMANDSISSTPGKVCERREVCFFVGDVVWTKVSGYPWWPCMVTTDPVLNHHVKQKATNSRRGLLYHVQYFGDTPERGYIFERSMVTFGGKEQYQELCHSRTKQSASRVNPKKTHHSVPLKLRAQWSMGVSQATEAIGMALEERIAKFTFTYTGGQPQLNPHVLRDLPPTPCNTAPARQRQQAVSAPHAPSQGKRRAQVLPAASEGSKLLERKQKNGPRSQESGRPVQKKARLAAAVTAAAEGSMPPQTELLASPAKKDGHFRICPTPEKRRTKSHLKGTKGSAETKKPRKRTLSRAEEKAEQPHKRAKLDGRVWKRKVEPSPTVKKKLKVKPTSVKKRGPRCDEANIRETQDKPKPAKKRRQQPEVQSPATSPRKSCLQQSPEPEASLCDEQPDSPAASTDDLHAAKRGERNGKKEYVCQVCEGVGEDLLLCEGQCCGAFHSRCLDAPSQAQGKVLCQTCRSGVQQCFSCKGTEGSIQRCVVQQCGRFYHEACARLSALSVFKNKGFRCPLHVCLSCHFNSRSKATKGKMLRCVRCPVAYHAGELCMAAGSQVLSANAIICTNHFTAKKGYSHHSHVNVSWCFICSKGGSLLCCESCPAAFHPDCLNISMPDGTWYCNDCRAGKKPRYKDIIWVKLGNYRWWPAEIRHPRSVPTNIQKLRHEIGEFPVFFFGSKDYFWTHQARVFPYMEGDRGSKYQGNGIGKVFKNALMDAEARFVETKREREAKEAQENDKKPPPYKYIKVNKPCGRVQIYTADVSEIPKCNCKPSDEKPCGFESECLNRMLLYECHPQVCPAGARCHNQAFTKRQYPDTKVIKTAGKGWGLLALRDIKKGEFVNEYVGELIDEEECRARIRYAQENDITHFYMLTIDKDRIIDAGPKGNYSRFMNHSCQPNCETQKWTVNGDTRVGLFAVCDIPAGTELTFNYNLDCLGNEKTVCRCDAPNCSGFLGDRPKNSNGLTSEVKGKKPKKKVKKRRARSEGKKQSEDECFRCGDGGQLVLCDKKSCTKAYHLSCLDRTKRPFGRWDCPWHHCDVCGKNSEAFCQLCPNSFCKDHQEGALRLWAPTGQWCCQEHDELELRPAADSTGAEPPFVDGHRPPKSSQKA, encoded by the exons ATGAATGGGGAGCCATGTTTGGCTTGCAGCTCAGTCGCCCGCGTAGTGAATTTAAGCAGTAAAACTAATTCGCATCTGAAACGTAAGACGGCGCTTAATCTCTTGACTAT CAGACTGAGCCTGGACGCGAGGGTCTTGGATGGGATGGATGCCAAAGGCCGCTCGCTGCCTTTGATGGCTGAGCCGCTGAATCCGGTCAGTATGAAGCAGGCATCGGAGTCACTAGGCGGTCGCAAAGGCCGTGCGGACATGAGCGGTGACCCTGCCCTGCTGATGGATCAGGCGGCTGCCCAGCTCGCCGTCACCCTACAGGACGGCGTCCTCCAAAACATGGCTGGGCACAGTCACACGCACGAGCGGCTGAAGGATTTGACCTCGCGCGTTCTCAATGGCAAGCAGGAAAAGCTGACCAAGTTGTGTGCCGCCGAGCCCACCATCCTGAAAGTGGTGGAGGCCCCACCGCAGCACACCAGCCCCCAGGGCAAAGGGGCCTCGGACATCCAGATCCATATCACCAAGATGGTGGCCAAGAGCGAACCGCTGTTCGCGTCCTGTTTTGGGGAAGATGGCGATCCACCTGCCCAAGCCGCACCCCCCAATGGGGTTCCATCCCTTCCCACCAAAGGGAAGCCAGGAAAGAGGAGAAAACGAAAGAAGCTTTTGGTTCCTAGAGTTCGCCCCCAGCTGGCTTCTCATATGGCTCCTTTGGAGACACCGAAGGCAGTGGAGGCTAAGGATGGTACTGAAATGGCAAATGATTCAATAAGCAGTACACCAGGCAAG GTATGTGAGCGGAGGGAGGTGTGTTTCTTTGTGGGAGATGTGGTGTGGACAAAAGTATCTGGATACCCATGGTGGCCCTGCATGGTGACCACAGACCCAGTACTCAACCACCATGTTAAGCAGAAGG CGACTAACAGCCGCAGAGGTCTGCTCTACCATGTGCAGTACTTTGgtgacacgccagagcggggcTATATCTTCGAGAGGAGCATGGTAACGTTTGGAGGCAAGGAGCAGTACCAGGAGCTATGCCACAGTAGGACCAAGCAGTCGGCTTCCCGGGTCAACCCTAAAAAG ACACACCACTCTGTGCCCCTGAAGCTGAGGGCCCAGTGGAGTATGGGTGTCTCCCAGGCCACAGAGGCCATTGGTATGGCACTAGAGGAACGTATAGCCAAGTTTACCTTTACCTACACTGGTGGGCAACCACAGCTCAATCCCCATGTACTAAGAGACCTGCCACCCACCCCCTGCAACACCGCTCCAGCAAGGCAGCGACAGCAGGCTGTATCTGCCCCCCATGCGCCCAGCCAAGGAAAACGCCGTGCCCAG GTTTTGCCAGCTGCTTCTGAAGGTTCCAAATTACTTGAACGAAAGCAGAAAAATGGACCCAGGTCCCAGGAGAGTGGCAGACCAGTACAGAAGAAAGCCCGGCTGGctgctgctgttactgctgCAGCTGAAGGCAGCATGCCGCCTCAGACTGAGCTCCTAGCTTCACCAG CTAAGAAAGATGGCCACTTCAGGATCTGTCCTACTCCAGAGAAGAGGAGGACAAAGTCCCATTTGAAAG GGACCAAGGGCTCAGCAGAAAcgaagaagcccagaaagaggaCGCTGAGCAGGGCCGAGGAGAAGGCTGAGCAGCCCCATAAACGGGCCAAGCTGGATGGCCGCGTATGGAAACGGAAG GTGGAACCGAGTCCCACAGTGAAGAAAAAGTTAAAAGTAAAGCCCACCAGTGTGAAGAAGAGGGGCCCACGATGCGATGAGGCCAATATCCGTG AAACCCAGGACAAACCCAAGCCTGCAAAAAAACGTCGACAGCAGCCAGAGGTCCAGTCACCTGCAACATCACCCAGGAAGAGCTGCCTTCAACAGTCTCCCGAGCCAGAG GCTTCTTTGTGTGACGAGCAGCCGGACTCCCCAGCTGCGAGCACAGATGACCTGCATGCTGCTAAGAGAGGGGAGCGAAATGGCAAGAAGGAGTATGTCTGCCAG GTCTGTGAAGGGGTTGGTGAGGACCTGCTTCTGTGTGAGggccaatgctgtggagcttTCCACTCGCGTTGTCTGGATGCCCCCTCGCAGGCCCAGGGCAAAGTTCTCTGTCAGACATGCCGCTCAG GCGTCCAGCAGTGCTTCTCCTGTAAGGGTACGGAAGGCAGCATCCAGCGCTGCGTGGTACAGCAGTGCGGCCGCTTCTACCACGAGGCCTGTGCCCGCCTTAGTGCCCTCTCCGTCTTTAAGAACAAGGGtttccgctgccccctgcacgTCTGCCTCAGCTGCCACTTCAACAGCCGCTCCAAGGCCACCAAAG GGAAAATGCTGCGCTGTGTGCGGTGTCCGGTCGCCTACCACGCCGGAGAGCTCTGCATGGCTGCAGGCAGCCAGGTGTTGTCTGCCAACGCCATAATCTGCACAAATCACTTCACCGCTAAGAAGGGCTACAGCCACCACTCTCACGTCAACGTCAGCTGGTGCTTCATCTGCTCTAAAG GGGGCAGTCTGCTGTGCTGTGAATCATGCCCTGCAGCCTTCCACCCAGATTGCCTCAATATTTCTATGCCCGATGGCACTTGGTACTGTAATGACTGTAGGGCTGGCAAGAAGCCCAGATACAAAGACATCATCTGGGTCAAGCTGGGAAACTACAG GTGGTGGCCTGCGGAGATCCGTCACCCCCGCAGTGTTCCTACCAACATCCAGAAGCTGCGGCACGAGATCGGCGAGTTCCCGGTCTTCTTCTTCGGCTCTAAAGACTACTTCTGGACCCACCAGGCTCGAGTTTTTCCATATATGGAGGGCGATCGTGGGAGCAAGTATCAGGGGAATGGCATCGGCAAAGTCTTTAAGAACG CCCTTATGGATGCCGAAGCACGCTTTGTCGAGACCAAAAGGGAACGAGAGGCCAAGGAGGCACAGGAAAATGACAAAAAGCCCCCACCCTACAAGTACATCAAG GTGAATAAACCCTGCGGCAGGGTACAGATCTACACGGCAGACGTCTCGGAGATCCCAAAGTGCAACTGCAAGCCCAGCGACGAGAAGCCGTGCGGCTTTGAGTCGGAGTGTCTGAACCGCATGCTGCTGTATGAGTGCCACCCACAGGTATGCCCAGCTGGTGCCCGCTGCCACAACCAGGCCTTCACCAAGCGCCAGTACCCTGACACCAAAGTGATCAAGACAGCTGGCAAGGGCTGGGGTCTGCTGGCCCTTAGGGACATTAAGAAG GGAGAATTCGTTAATGAGTATGTAGGCGAGCTCATTGATGAAGAGGAGTGCCGAGCCAGGATCCGATATGCCCAGGAAAATGACATCACCCACTTCTACATGCTGACCATAGATAAG GACCGCATCATTGACGCTGGGCCCAAAGGGAACTACTCGCGCTTTATGAATCACAGCTGCCAGCCCAACTGTGAAACACAAAAGTGGACAGTCAATGGAGATACACGAGTAGGCCTGTTTGCCGTCTGTGACATCCCTGCAG GCACAGAACTGACCTTTAACTACAACTTGGACTGTCTGGGCAATGAGAAGACAGTGTGTCGCTGTGATGCCCCCAACTGCAGCGGTTTCCTCGGAGACAGGCCAAAG AATTCCAATGGTCTGACCTCTGAGGTCAAAGGAAAGAAGCCCAAGAAAAAGGTGAAGAAGCGCCGGGCGCGTTCTGAGGGCAAGAAGCAGTCCGAGGATGAGTGTTTCCGCTGTGGGGATGGTGGTCAGCTGGTGCTGTGTGACAAAAAGAGCTGCACCAAGGCCTACCACCTCTCCTGCCTGGACCGCACAAAGCGACCCTTCG GTCGATGGGATTGTCCTTGGCACCATTGTGACGTCTGTGGGAAGAACTCTGAGGCCTTCTGCCAGCTATGCCCCAATTCCTTCTGCAAGGACCACCAGGAGGGGGCGCTACGCCTGTGGGCGCCTACGGGACAGTGGTGCTGCCAGGAGCACGACGAGCTGGAGTTGCGACCTGCCGCAGACAGCACAGGGGCTGAGCCTCCTTTCGTGGATGGACACCGGCCTCCTAAGAGCTCCCAGAAGGCTTAG
- the nsd2 gene encoding histone-lysine N-methyltransferase NSD2 isoform X2 gives MATTSDHRVRTGARQSAVVLASCRRLSLDARVLDGMDAKGRSLPLMAEPLNPVSMKQASESLGGRKGRADMSGDPALLMDQAAAQLAVTLQDGVLQNMAGHSHTHERLKDLTSRVLNGKQEKLTKLCAAEPTILKVVEAPPQHTSPQGKGASDIQIHITKMVAKSEPLFASCFGEDGDPPAQAAPPNGVPSLPTKGKPGKRRKRKKLLVPRVRPQLASHMAPLETPKAVEAKDGTEMANDSISSTPGKVCERREVCFFVGDVVWTKVSGYPWWPCMVTTDPVLNHHVKQKATNSRRGLLYHVQYFGDTPERGYIFERSMVTFGGKEQYQELCHSRTKQSASRVNPKKTHHSVPLKLRAQWSMGVSQATEAIGMALEERIAKFTFTYTGGQPQLNPHVLRDLPPTPCNTAPARQRQQAVSAPHAPSQGKRRAQVLPAASEGSKLLERKQKNGPRSQESGRPVQKKARLAAAVTAAAEGSMPPQTELLASPAKKDGHFRICPTPEKRRTKSHLKGTKGSAETKKPRKRTLSRAEEKAEQPHKRAKLDGRVWKRKVEPSPTVKKKLKVKPTSVKKRGPRCDEANIRETQDKPKPAKKRRQQPEVQSPATSPRKSCLQQSPEPEASLCDEQPDSPAASTDDLHAAKRGERNGKKEYVCQVCEGVGEDLLLCEGQCCGAFHSRCLDAPSQAQGKVLCQTCRSGVQQCFSCKGTEGSIQRCVVQQCGRFYHEACARLSALSVFKNKGFRCPLHVCLSCHFNSRSKATKGKMLRCVRCPVAYHAGELCMAAGSQVLSANAIICTNHFTAKKGYSHHSHVNVSWCFICSKGGSLLCCESCPAAFHPDCLNISMPDGTWYCNDCRAGKKPRYKDIIWVKLGNYRWWPAEIRHPRSVPTNIQKLRHEIGEFPVFFFGSKDYFWTHQARVFPYMEGDRGSKYQGNGIGKVFKNALMDAEARFVETKREREAKEAQENDKKPPPYKYIKVNKPCGRVQIYTADVSEIPKCNCKPSDEKPCGFESECLNRMLLYECHPQVCPAGARCHNQAFTKRQYPDTKVIKTAGKGWGLLALRDIKKGEFVNEYVGELIDEEECRARIRYAQENDITHFYMLTIDKDRIIDAGPKGNYSRFMNHSCQPNCETQKWTVNGDTRVGLFAVCDIPAGTELTFNYNLDCLGNEKTVCRCDAPNCSGFLGDRPKNSNGLTSEVKGKKPKKKVKKRRARSEGKKQSEDECFRCGDGGQLVLCDKKSCTKAYHLSCLDRTKRPFGRWDCPWHHCDVCGKNSEAFCQLCPNSFCKDHQEGALRLWAPTGQWCCQEHDELELRPAADSTGAEPPFVDGHRPPKSSQKA, from the exons ATGGCCACTACAAGTGACCACAGAGTCCGCACAGGGGCTAGGCAGTCAGCCGTAGTATTAGCTAGCTGTCG CAGACTGAGCCTGGACGCGAGGGTCTTGGATGGGATGGATGCCAAAGGCCGCTCGCTGCCTTTGATGGCTGAGCCGCTGAATCCGGTCAGTATGAAGCAGGCATCGGAGTCACTAGGCGGTCGCAAAGGCCGTGCGGACATGAGCGGTGACCCTGCCCTGCTGATGGATCAGGCGGCTGCCCAGCTCGCCGTCACCCTACAGGACGGCGTCCTCCAAAACATGGCTGGGCACAGTCACACGCACGAGCGGCTGAAGGATTTGACCTCGCGCGTTCTCAATGGCAAGCAGGAAAAGCTGACCAAGTTGTGTGCCGCCGAGCCCACCATCCTGAAAGTGGTGGAGGCCCCACCGCAGCACACCAGCCCCCAGGGCAAAGGGGCCTCGGACATCCAGATCCATATCACCAAGATGGTGGCCAAGAGCGAACCGCTGTTCGCGTCCTGTTTTGGGGAAGATGGCGATCCACCTGCCCAAGCCGCACCCCCCAATGGGGTTCCATCCCTTCCCACCAAAGGGAAGCCAGGAAAGAGGAGAAAACGAAAGAAGCTTTTGGTTCCTAGAGTTCGCCCCCAGCTGGCTTCTCATATGGCTCCTTTGGAGACACCGAAGGCAGTGGAGGCTAAGGATGGTACTGAAATGGCAAATGATTCAATAAGCAGTACACCAGGCAAG GTATGTGAGCGGAGGGAGGTGTGTTTCTTTGTGGGAGATGTGGTGTGGACAAAAGTATCTGGATACCCATGGTGGCCCTGCATGGTGACCACAGACCCAGTACTCAACCACCATGTTAAGCAGAAGG CGACTAACAGCCGCAGAGGTCTGCTCTACCATGTGCAGTACTTTGgtgacacgccagagcggggcTATATCTTCGAGAGGAGCATGGTAACGTTTGGAGGCAAGGAGCAGTACCAGGAGCTATGCCACAGTAGGACCAAGCAGTCGGCTTCCCGGGTCAACCCTAAAAAG ACACACCACTCTGTGCCCCTGAAGCTGAGGGCCCAGTGGAGTATGGGTGTCTCCCAGGCCACAGAGGCCATTGGTATGGCACTAGAGGAACGTATAGCCAAGTTTACCTTTACCTACACTGGTGGGCAACCACAGCTCAATCCCCATGTACTAAGAGACCTGCCACCCACCCCCTGCAACACCGCTCCAGCAAGGCAGCGACAGCAGGCTGTATCTGCCCCCCATGCGCCCAGCCAAGGAAAACGCCGTGCCCAG GTTTTGCCAGCTGCTTCTGAAGGTTCCAAATTACTTGAACGAAAGCAGAAAAATGGACCCAGGTCCCAGGAGAGTGGCAGACCAGTACAGAAGAAAGCCCGGCTGGctgctgctgttactgctgCAGCTGAAGGCAGCATGCCGCCTCAGACTGAGCTCCTAGCTTCACCAG CTAAGAAAGATGGCCACTTCAGGATCTGTCCTACTCCAGAGAAGAGGAGGACAAAGTCCCATTTGAAAG GGACCAAGGGCTCAGCAGAAAcgaagaagcccagaaagaggaCGCTGAGCAGGGCCGAGGAGAAGGCTGAGCAGCCCCATAAACGGGCCAAGCTGGATGGCCGCGTATGGAAACGGAAG GTGGAACCGAGTCCCACAGTGAAGAAAAAGTTAAAAGTAAAGCCCACCAGTGTGAAGAAGAGGGGCCCACGATGCGATGAGGCCAATATCCGTG AAACCCAGGACAAACCCAAGCCTGCAAAAAAACGTCGACAGCAGCCAGAGGTCCAGTCACCTGCAACATCACCCAGGAAGAGCTGCCTTCAACAGTCTCCCGAGCCAGAG GCTTCTTTGTGTGACGAGCAGCCGGACTCCCCAGCTGCGAGCACAGATGACCTGCATGCTGCTAAGAGAGGGGAGCGAAATGGCAAGAAGGAGTATGTCTGCCAG GTCTGTGAAGGGGTTGGTGAGGACCTGCTTCTGTGTGAGggccaatgctgtggagcttTCCACTCGCGTTGTCTGGATGCCCCCTCGCAGGCCCAGGGCAAAGTTCTCTGTCAGACATGCCGCTCAG GCGTCCAGCAGTGCTTCTCCTGTAAGGGTACGGAAGGCAGCATCCAGCGCTGCGTGGTACAGCAGTGCGGCCGCTTCTACCACGAGGCCTGTGCCCGCCTTAGTGCCCTCTCCGTCTTTAAGAACAAGGGtttccgctgccccctgcacgTCTGCCTCAGCTGCCACTTCAACAGCCGCTCCAAGGCCACCAAAG GGAAAATGCTGCGCTGTGTGCGGTGTCCGGTCGCCTACCACGCCGGAGAGCTCTGCATGGCTGCAGGCAGCCAGGTGTTGTCTGCCAACGCCATAATCTGCACAAATCACTTCACCGCTAAGAAGGGCTACAGCCACCACTCTCACGTCAACGTCAGCTGGTGCTTCATCTGCTCTAAAG GGGGCAGTCTGCTGTGCTGTGAATCATGCCCTGCAGCCTTCCACCCAGATTGCCTCAATATTTCTATGCCCGATGGCACTTGGTACTGTAATGACTGTAGGGCTGGCAAGAAGCCCAGATACAAAGACATCATCTGGGTCAAGCTGGGAAACTACAG GTGGTGGCCTGCGGAGATCCGTCACCCCCGCAGTGTTCCTACCAACATCCAGAAGCTGCGGCACGAGATCGGCGAGTTCCCGGTCTTCTTCTTCGGCTCTAAAGACTACTTCTGGACCCACCAGGCTCGAGTTTTTCCATATATGGAGGGCGATCGTGGGAGCAAGTATCAGGGGAATGGCATCGGCAAAGTCTTTAAGAACG CCCTTATGGATGCCGAAGCACGCTTTGTCGAGACCAAAAGGGAACGAGAGGCCAAGGAGGCACAGGAAAATGACAAAAAGCCCCCACCCTACAAGTACATCAAG GTGAATAAACCCTGCGGCAGGGTACAGATCTACACGGCAGACGTCTCGGAGATCCCAAAGTGCAACTGCAAGCCCAGCGACGAGAAGCCGTGCGGCTTTGAGTCGGAGTGTCTGAACCGCATGCTGCTGTATGAGTGCCACCCACAGGTATGCCCAGCTGGTGCCCGCTGCCACAACCAGGCCTTCACCAAGCGCCAGTACCCTGACACCAAAGTGATCAAGACAGCTGGCAAGGGCTGGGGTCTGCTGGCCCTTAGGGACATTAAGAAG GGAGAATTCGTTAATGAGTATGTAGGCGAGCTCATTGATGAAGAGGAGTGCCGAGCCAGGATCCGATATGCCCAGGAAAATGACATCACCCACTTCTACATGCTGACCATAGATAAG GACCGCATCATTGACGCTGGGCCCAAAGGGAACTACTCGCGCTTTATGAATCACAGCTGCCAGCCCAACTGTGAAACACAAAAGTGGACAGTCAATGGAGATACACGAGTAGGCCTGTTTGCCGTCTGTGACATCCCTGCAG GCACAGAACTGACCTTTAACTACAACTTGGACTGTCTGGGCAATGAGAAGACAGTGTGTCGCTGTGATGCCCCCAACTGCAGCGGTTTCCTCGGAGACAGGCCAAAG AATTCCAATGGTCTGACCTCTGAGGTCAAAGGAAAGAAGCCCAAGAAAAAGGTGAAGAAGCGCCGGGCGCGTTCTGAGGGCAAGAAGCAGTCCGAGGATGAGTGTTTCCGCTGTGGGGATGGTGGTCAGCTGGTGCTGTGTGACAAAAAGAGCTGCACCAAGGCCTACCACCTCTCCTGCCTGGACCGCACAAAGCGACCCTTCG GTCGATGGGATTGTCCTTGGCACCATTGTGACGTCTGTGGGAAGAACTCTGAGGCCTTCTGCCAGCTATGCCCCAATTCCTTCTGCAAGGACCACCAGGAGGGGGCGCTACGCCTGTGGGCGCCTACGGGACAGTGGTGCTGCCAGGAGCACGACGAGCTGGAGTTGCGACCTGCCGCAGACAGCACAGGGGCTGAGCCTCCTTTCGTGGATGGACACCGGCCTCCTAAGAGCTCCCAGAAGGCTTAG